Proteins from a genomic interval of Papio anubis isolate 15944 unplaced genomic scaffold, Panubis1.0 scaffold2117, whole genome shotgun sequence:
- the LOC116268574 gene encoding zinc transporter 5-like — FLLLFFRLTKYIVLLCFTKFLKAVGLFESYDLLKAVHIVQFIFILKLGTAFFMVLFQKPFSSGKTITKHQIIGSLKIPGRKEFKDKKLNDPRKLVRN, encoded by the exons tttctgcttttatttttcagattaacAAAATACATTGTGTTATTATGTTTCACTAAATTTTTGAAGGCTGTCGGACTTTTCGAATCATATGATCTCCTAAAAGCTGTTCACATTGttcaattcatttttatattaaaacttgG GACTgcattttttatggttttgtttcaAAAGCCATTTTCTTCTGGGAAAACTATTACCAAACACCAG atAATTGGATCACTAAAAATTCCTGgtagaaaagaatttaaagacaaaaagttaAATGATCCTAGGAAACTAGTGAGAAACTGA